ACATCCGCACCATATCTTCTTGAGATCTCAACCATACGATTACCGAAAAATCCGTTAACGCATATTAAAACTCTATCGCCAGGCTCTATAAGGTTGGCAAGAGCAGTCTCCATGCCAGCAGTTCCAGTACCAGAAACAGCGAGGGTAAGCTTGTTCTTGGTCTGAAACACATATCTCAAAAGATCTTGCGTTTCCGCTAATATCGATAAAAAATCCTCATCGAGATACCCCATAGCCGGTTCGGACATCGCCCTTAAAACGCGAGGATCAACGGTGGAAGGACCAGGTCCCATCAAAAGCTTATCAAACGTGGGTCTTTTTCCTAACGAGATCAAGTTTCATCACCCCCTCTTTTTGCTGAAATTATATCATAGCGTGCTCTGTTCTGGCTATTATCTCTTCCTGTAAGTCCTTTCCTATATCCACAAAGTAATCGCTATATCCAGCAACGCGCACTATAAGATCCCTATATTTTTCCGGGTGCTTCTGAGCATCACGCAAGGTTTCAGCGGTTATCACATTAAACTGTATGTGGTGAGCTCCCAGCTTAAAGTGAGTCCTTATAAGCTCCATGAACTTTCTCAAGCCTTCTTCCGTGGCGAGAACCTGAGGATTAAACTTCATGTTAAGGAGGGTGCCTCCGGTTTTCGCATGATCCCACTTGGTAACAGATCTTATAACCGCCGTTGGACCGGATCTATCAGCTCCCTGGCTCGGTGAAACACCTTCGGAGAGAAACTCGCCAGCTTTCCTACCATTTGGTGTAGCCCCACATACCTTACCAAAGTATATGTGAACCGTCGTTGGAAGAAGGTTAATCCTGTACTTGCCTCCCTTGGTGTTAGGCCTACCGTCAAGTATCTCAAAGTAAGCCTCGAAGACCTCTCTCGCTATGCTATCCGCGTAATCATCATCATTACCATATTTGGGAGTCTTGTTAAGGAGTATCTGGCGGGTTATCTCATACTTGCCTTCAAAGTTATTTCGGCATGCGTCAAGGAGCTCATCCATCGTCATAGTTCCCTTATCAAAAACATGATACTTTATAGCGGTCAAGGAATCGGTTAAGGTCCCCATGCCCGTTCCCTGTATATAGGTCGTTCTATATCTTGGGCCTCCCGCATGGTAATCCTCACCCTTCTTTATGCAGTCATCGAAAAGGACAGACATAAAGGGAGCTGGCATATGCGTGGCATAAAGCCGCTCTATTATGTTATTCCCTATGACCTTCAGATCCACGAAGTATTTAAGCTGTTTCTTGTAGGCTTCCATCACCTCATCAAAGCTCTTAAACTCTCTCGGATCTCCCGTTTCTATTCCAACCTTTTCACCCGTTCGGGGGTCTATCCCGTTATTCAAGGTTATTTCAAGTATCTTAACCCAGTTTATGTAGCCAGTCAGCGTACAGCTTTCCTTGCCAAAGGCGCTTATCGTAACGCAACCGCTTGGTCCCCCTAAGCGAGCATCCTCAAGGCTTTTCCCTTGTCTTAAATGTTCCTGAATTATCACATCGGTGTTAAAAATCGAGGGTTGCGGAAAGCCCGTTCTCAGTATCTCAGCAGCTCTCCTTAAGAAGCTATCCGGATTCTTCACGCTTATCTGTATACAGGCATTCGGCTGCATCAACCTCATATCATCCACTACATCGAGCATAAGATAGGAAAGCTCGTTAACCGCATCATTTCCGTACTTATCCAGACCACCGGCGTTAATCAGGGCAAAGTCCTGATAAGTCGCGCTTTGCTCAACCGTTATGTCAACTTTCGGAGGTGCAGGCTGGTTATTAAACTTTATCCAGAAGCATTGCAACAGCTCTCTTGCCTCCTCCTTAGTTAACCTGCCCTCTTCTATATCCCTTTTGTAAAACGGATACAGGTTAAGATCCAGTCTCCCAGGATTAAAGGAATCCCATGTATTAAGCTCAAGAGTCACCCCTAAGTGAACGAACCAATAAGCCTGAAGAGCTTCCCAGAATGTCCTTGGAGCGTGAGCCGGAACCCAGCTACAGATTTCCGCTATCTTTTCAAGCTCCTTTTTCCTCTTCGGATCGTTCGTCTTCTCGGCTAACTCTTTCGCCTTCTCGGCATGCCTTTCTGCAAACCTTATTATGGCATCACAGCATATTTCCATAGCCTGAAGCTCCTGATCCTTGTCATAAGCTAAGGGGTCGTTAAAAAAGTCAAGCTCCTTTCTTCTCTGCCTTATCTCCTCTTTAAAGTCCAGAAATCCCTTCTTATATATCTTGTCATCCAAGATAGCATGTCCCGGCGCTCTTTGCTCCATAAACTCGGTGAAGACTCCAGCGTTGAAAGCTTTTAGCCACTCCTCCGTCATCGATTTAAAAACCATATCCCGCATCGTTCTCCCTTTCCAGAAGGGAATTATCTCCTCCTTATAAACCCTCTTAACCTCATCGCTCACTATAAACGGCGTTCTTTCTCTCTTCTCCATCGCTTCAAAATCCTCAAGGCTATGACAGCAAAGCTCAGGATATGTAGGAGTAGCTTTAGGACCTCTCCCTTTTTCACCAACTATAAGCTCATCTTCCCCTATATAAATAGTTTTATTCTCGAGAAGATACTTAAACGCAAGGGCTCTCCTTACGGGTTCTGAAACCCCCTTGGCTTCCTCACTTTTGTAGAACCTTGTGATCAGAATAGCCCTTTCTGGATCGATATAGGGCCTGGTGTTAACGCTTTCTTCCCTCAATCTCCTCACTCTCTCCGTCATAGGCATTCTGAACTCACCCCCCCTATTTTGACCTTTAAACAGAAGCCCTCAAGAATTGCCTTTACCCTATCGAGACCCTCTTTATCCGGCGAGGGAAAAACGGGGTCTTTCTTTCCTAACCTCTTAGCCTTATCGACCCCAAGCTTATGATAGGGAAGAATGTCCACTTCCTCGATTCCCCCTATCTCGGAAAGAAA
The genomic region above belongs to Synergistota bacterium and contains:
- a CDS encoding glycyl radical protein codes for the protein MTERVRRLREESVNTRPYIDPERAILITRFYKSEEAKGVSEPVRRALAFKYLLENKTIYIGEDELIVGEKGRGPKATPTYPELCCHSLEDFEAMEKRERTPFIVSDEVKRVYKEEIIPFWKGRTMRDMVFKSMTEEWLKAFNAGVFTEFMEQRAPGHAILDDKIYKKGFLDFKEEIRQRRKELDFFNDPLAYDKDQELQAMEICCDAIIRFAERHAEKAKELAEKTNDPKRKKELEKIAEICSWVPAHAPRTFWEALQAYWFVHLGVTLELNTWDSFNPGRLDLNLYPFYKRDIEEGRLTKEEARELLQCFWIKFNNQPAPPKVDITVEQSATYQDFALINAGGLDKYGNDAVNELSYLMLDVVDDMRLMQPNACIQISVKNPDSFLRRAAEILRTGFPQPSIFNTDVIIQEHLRQGKSLEDARLGGPSGCVTISAFGKESCTLTGYINWVKILEITLNNGIDPRTGEKVGIETGDPREFKSFDEVMEAYKKQLKYFVDLKVIGNNIIERLYATHMPAPFMSVLFDDCIKKGEDYHAGGPRYRTTYIQGTGMGTLTDSLTAIKYHVFDKGTMTMDELLDACRNNFEGKYEITRQILLNKTPKYGNDDDYADSIAREVFEAYFEILDGRPNTKGGKYRINLLPTTVHIYFGKVCGATPNGRKAGEFLSEGVSPSQGADRSGPTAVIRSVTKWDHAKTGGTLLNMKFNPQVLATEEGLRKFMELIRTHFKLGAHHIQFNVITAETLRDAQKHPEKYRDLIVRVAGYSDYFVDIGKDLQEEIIARTEHAMI